One genomic window of SAR202 cluster bacterium includes the following:
- a CDS encoding tryptophan synthase subunit alpha, whose translation MSADRIKEKFDSIKAEKRTGLILYLTTGFPDLAASRTLVPALAEAGADAIELGVPFSDPLADGATIQASSFQALKQGVTLQDCLDLAAGLRPKVPDTPLILMGYYNPIYRYGLERFCKRAREATVDGIIVPDLPVEEAGPLLEECRRHKIHLIPLLAPTSTEARIEQACATASGFIYCVSVTGVTGSREAVPADMHSLVSRVRRHTPLPLAVGFGISKREHMEAVGRSADAAIVGSALIKTIQEASRDKMLDRASRFVRELRGLEPALPQGGE comes from the coding sequence ATGTCCGCCGACCGTATCAAAGAGAAATTCGACAGCATAAAGGCCGAGAAAAGAACCGGTCTTATTCTATACCTAACCACGGGTTTTCCAGACCTGGCGGCTAGCCGGACTCTTGTGCCCGCCCTGGCTGAAGCTGGCGCCGACGCTATTGAGCTGGGCGTGCCTTTCAGCGACCCACTGGCTGATGGCGCGACTATACAGGCTTCCAGCTTTCAAGCGCTTAAGCAGGGTGTCACCTTGCAAGACTGTTTGGATCTGGCGGCAGGACTCAGGCCAAAGGTCCCGGACACGCCGTTAATTCTTATGGGATATTACAATCCTATCTATAGATATGGCCTTGAGAGGTTCTGCAAGAGGGCCCGGGAGGCAACGGTGGATGGGATAATTGTGCCCGACTTGCCGGTGGAAGAAGCGGGGCCGCTGCTGGAGGAGTGCAGGCGTCACAAGATACATCTTATCCCCCTCCTGGCTCCCACCAGCACAGAGGCGCGGATAGAGCAGGCGTGCGCCACAGCGTCGGGTTTTATTTACTGCGTCAGCGTGACCGGCGTGACGGGGTCACGGGAGGCGGTGCCGGCCGACATGCACAGCCTGGTGTCGAGGGTGAGGAGACACACGCCGCTGCCGTTGGCGGTAGGGTTCGGGATATCGAAGCGGGAGCATATGGAGGCGGTGGGGCGGTCGGCGGACGCGGCGATAGTCGGCAGCGCGCTGATTAAGACAATTCAGGAGGCGTCCAGGGACAAGATGCTGGATAGGGCGTCGCGTTTTGTGAGGGAGCTGCGGGGCCTGGAACCCGCGCTGCCACAGGGCGGCGAGTGA
- a CDS encoding ROK family protein, whose translation MAWAIGFDLGGTNMRCGLVSDQGELLVHRTRPTLAHRGPEAVIADIAALIREVLQEGGRRVAGVGMASPGPLNPKTGVVLRTPNLRWNNVPLKDKLEQALGLPTTVDNDSQMTAYGEWWKGAAQGYSHVLCLTLGTGVGGGVLINGRIYHGYSGSAGHIGHLIVEPGGARCGCGAVGCLEAYASATAIARRARERLAEGRKSVIIRCAGNLESLTSYNVYQAALDGDTLALEIFAEVGHYLALALTSAIPLFDPQVVVISGQAAEAGDFIFKPLRKRLGELLKLRPAVPVLPSTLGDDAGIIGAAGVVFLGGRPSID comes from the coding sequence ATGGCCTGGGCAATAGGCTTTGACCTGGGCGGCACCAACATGCGGTGCGGCCTGGTATCCGACCAGGGCGAGTTACTAGTCCACCGTACCAGGCCGACGCTGGCGCATCGCGGCCCAGAGGCTGTGATCGCGGACATCGCCGCGCTCATACGGGAAGTCCTACAGGAGGGCGGCAGGCGGGTGGCCGGCGTCGGCATGGCGTCGCCTGGGCCGTTGAACCCCAAGACGGGAGTGGTGCTGAGGACGCCCAACCTTCGATGGAATAACGTGCCGCTGAAGGACAAGCTGGAGCAGGCGCTGGGACTGCCTACAACTGTCGACAATGACAGCCAGATGACGGCCTATGGGGAATGGTGGAAGGGGGCGGCGCAGGGTTACAGCCACGTTCTATGCTTAACCCTGGGTACGGGAGTTGGCGGCGGAGTGCTGATTAATGGCCGGATATACCACGGGTACAGTGGGTCGGCGGGACACATCGGGCACCTGATAGTGGAGCCTGGGGGAGCGCGATGCGGCTGCGGCGCTGTGGGCTGCCTGGAGGCCTACGCGTCGGCGACAGCTATAGCCCGCCGGGCGCGGGAGCGGCTGGCGGAGGGGAGGAAGTCGGTCATCATTAGATGCGCCGGCAATTTAGAGAGCCTTACCTCTTACAATGTTTACCAGGCCGCTTTAGATGGGGACACGCTGGCGTTGGAGATATTTGCCGAGGTGGGGCATTACCTGGCGCTGGCGTTGACATCGGCCATACCGCTTTTCGACCCGCAGGTGGTGGTTATCAGCGGGCAGGCAGCTGAGGCTGGAGACTTTATTTTCAAGCCATTAAGGAAGCGACTAGGAGAGCTGCTGAAGCTGCGGCCCGCGGTGCCTGTACTACCCAGCACCTTGGGCGATGACGCCGGCATTATTGGCGCGGCGGGAGTGGTGTTTTTGGGCGGGCGTCCATCGATTGACTAG
- the aroH gene encoding chorismate mutase, with amino-acid sequence MAGCWAIRGATTAEANTKESILSSTKELLQTIVKENRIEASQIAAVWFTTTSDLNAVFPALAARQMGWMNVALLCAHEMAVPGSLPQCIRVLILVNTDKNPKELKYVYLKEAVGLRTHGLEPQS; translated from the coding sequence ATGGCAGGGTGCTGGGCTATTCGAGGCGCGACGACAGCGGAGGCGAACACCAAAGAGTCAATCCTTTCCTCCACCAAGGAGCTGCTGCAAACGATTGTCAAAGAGAACCGGATTGAGGCGTCGCAGATAGCGGCGGTCTGGTTCACCACAACATCGGATTTGAATGCGGTATTCCCGGCGCTAGCCGCGCGGCAGATGGGCTGGATGAACGTTGCGCTGCTGTGCGCTCACGAGATGGCGGTGCCTGGAAGCTTGCCCCAATGTATCCGCGTCCTTATACTCGTAAACACCGACAAAAATCCTAAAGAGTTAAAATACGTTTACCTGAAGGAGGCCGTGGGCCTCCGCACTCATGGACTAGAACCGCAGTCTTAG
- the aroF gene encoding 3-deoxy-7-phosphoheptulonate synthase, translating into MIVVMKRGSTPEQIEAVKQRIESHEGLQGHLSGGVERTVIGVVGQIFPELKDELERLEGVAEVVRISKPYKLSTREFRPHDTMVKVGDALIGGAEPVMMAGPCAVESEDLLMACAEQVKSEGAKILRGGAFKPRTSPYSFRGMGVQGLKLLAKAREKYGLPVVTEVMSTEDVGMVASYADMLQIGTRNAQNFNLLEAVGKTRKPVLLKRGFSSSYEEWLLAAEYVLSGGNNQVVLCERGIRTFEPFTRFTVDISAVPVIKKLSHLPVIVDPSHSTGSWELVTPISLAAIAAGAHGIIVDVHPNPTVAKCDGAQALTFDKFHDMSAKIKAVSMALKPAKVKQPA; encoded by the coding sequence GTGATAGTGGTAATGAAGCGGGGCAGCACCCCGGAGCAAATCGAAGCTGTCAAACAGCGCATCGAATCGCATGAGGGCCTGCAGGGGCATCTGTCCGGGGGCGTGGAGCGGACGGTTATTGGAGTAGTGGGGCAGATATTCCCCGAGTTGAAAGACGAGCTGGAGCGGCTGGAAGGCGTGGCCGAGGTTGTGCGAATTTCCAAGCCTTACAAGCTATCGACTCGCGAATTCAGGCCCCACGACACCATGGTGAAGGTTGGCGACGCACTGATAGGCGGGGCCGAGCCTGTGATGATGGCAGGGCCCTGCGCGGTAGAGAGCGAGGACCTGCTGATGGCGTGCGCCGAGCAGGTAAAGTCAGAGGGCGCTAAGATACTTCGCGGCGGCGCGTTCAAGCCTCGCACGTCGCCGTACAGCTTCCGAGGGATGGGTGTCCAGGGCCTCAAGCTGCTGGCCAAGGCGCGGGAGAAGTACGGCCTGCCTGTGGTTACAGAGGTGATGTCTACCGAGGACGTTGGCATGGTGGCATCGTATGCAGACATGCTGCAGATAGGGACTCGCAACGCCCAGAACTTCAATCTCCTGGAGGCCGTGGGAAAGACTCGCAAGCCGGTTTTGCTGAAGCGCGGGTTCTCCTCCTCCTACGAAGAATGGCTGCTGGCTGCTGAGTATGTGCTGTCCGGCGGCAACAATCAGGTAGTGCTGTGCGAGAGGGGCATACGCACCTTTGAGCCTTTCACCCGCTTCACCGTGGATATCAGCGCCGTGCCGGTAATAAAGAAGCTGAGCCATCTGCCCGTGATTGTGGACCCGAGCCATAGCACAGGCTCCTGGGAGCTGGTCACGCCCATTTCCCTGGCGGCCATTGCCGCGGGCGCCCACGGGATTATAGTGGACGTGCATCCCAATCCGACTGTGGCCAAGTGCGACGGCGCGCAGGCATTGACCTTTGACAAGTTCCACGATATGTCGGCCAAGATAAAGGCCGTGAGCATGGCCCTGAAGCCCGCCAAGGTCAAACAGCCAGCCTAG
- a CDS encoding replication-associated recombination protein A, whose amino-acid sequence MRPRTLDEFLGQEHLVGPGKVLRRAIQADQVPSLVLWGPPGSGKTTLANLIAGLTSSHFEPVSAVTSGVADLRRIIAQAKERLSLHNQRTILFIDEIHRFNKSQQDVALPHVEDGTITLIGATTENPSFEVISPLLSRSRVFTLHQLDDRHIRSLVERALTDSERGLGDLRVELDAEALDFLVNMSNGDARVALNTLELAAQAAVPSENGARRVTLPAVEDALQRRAILYDRAGDQHYDTISAFIKSVRGSDPDAALYWLGRMLEAGEDPLFIARRLIILAAEDIGLADPQALAIAVAAQQAVHLIGLPEGRIPLAEATVYLATCPKSNSAYAALNAAMEDVQKTRNEPVPLHLRNAVTRLMRRMGYGKEYKYAHEYEGHFAAQEHLPPSLKGRRYYTPSGQGAEGEAQERLNKWRDVKSKGSDSKKEA is encoded by the coding sequence ATGCGGCCCCGCACCCTGGATGAGTTCCTAGGCCAGGAGCATCTGGTGGGGCCGGGAAAGGTCCTGCGCCGCGCCATCCAGGCCGACCAGGTGCCCTCCCTGGTCCTCTGGGGGCCTCCCGGCAGCGGCAAGACCACCCTCGCCAACCTCATCGCCGGCTTGACCAGCTCTCACTTCGAGCCTGTCAGCGCCGTCACCTCCGGCGTGGCCGACCTGCGCCGAATCATCGCCCAAGCCAAAGAACGCCTCTCCCTCCACAACCAGCGCACCATCCTCTTCATCGACGAGATTCACAGATTCAACAAGTCCCAGCAGGACGTCGCTCTCCCACACGTCGAGGACGGCACCATCACCCTCATCGGCGCCACCACGGAGAACCCGTCTTTCGAGGTCATTTCTCCCCTGCTCTCCCGCAGCCGGGTCTTCACTCTCCATCAGCTTGACGACCGGCACATCCGCTCCCTGGTGGAGCGTGCCCTCACCGATTCAGAACGCGGCCTTGGCGACTTGAGGGTTGAATTAGACGCCGAGGCTCTGGACTTCCTGGTCAACATGTCCAACGGCGACGCCCGCGTAGCGCTGAACACCCTGGAGCTGGCCGCCCAGGCCGCTGTGCCGTCGGAGAACGGCGCCCGCCGTGTGACGCTGCCCGCCGTCGAGGACGCTCTGCAGCGCCGCGCCATCCTCTACGACCGCGCCGGCGACCAGCATTACGACACCATCTCCGCCTTCATAAAGTCTGTTCGGGGCTCCGACCCGGACGCCGCCCTCTACTGGCTCGGACGCATGTTGGAGGCCGGCGAAGACCCTCTCTTCATCGCTCGACGCCTGATCATCCTCGCCGCCGAAGACATCGGCCTGGCGGACCCCCAGGCCCTGGCCATCGCCGTCGCCGCCCAGCAGGCCGTCCACCTTATCGGCCTCCCCGAAGGGCGCATCCCCCTGGCCGAGGCCACCGTCTATCTCGCCACCTGTCCCAAAAGCAACTCCGCCTACGCCGCCCTCAACGCCGCCATGGAGGACGTGCAGAAGACCCGCAATGAGCCTGTCCCCCTCCATCTGCGGAACGCCGTGACTCGCTTGATGCGCAGAATGGGGTACGGCAAGGAGTACAAGTATGCCCACGAGTATGAAGGCCACTTCGCCGCCCAGGAGCATCTCCCGCCATCCCTTAAGGGCCGCCGCTACTACACGCCCAGCGGCCAGGGCGCGGAAGGTGAAGCACAGGAGCGCCTGAATAAGTGGCGGGACGTTAAATCTAAAGGAAGCGACTCGAAAAAGGAGGCCTAA
- a CDS encoding SGNH/GDSL hydrolase family protein → MTPAGSLRILALGDSYTIGEGVDPSQRWPVQLASRLRDSGLPMADPQIIARTGWTTDELSTAMDTANLQPPYDLVTLLIGVNNQYRNRNPHEYRGQFLALLERAVTLAGNNAPKVLVLSIPDYGVTPFAASRDKTLIAREIDQFNAINRDETLRLGARYVDITPISRTAAQDASLIASDGLHPSGKQYALWTDLALPEVLAAFDGS, encoded by the coding sequence ATGACGCCCGCCGGATCCTTGCGTATCCTCGCCCTCGGCGACTCCTATACCATCGGCGAAGGCGTGGACCCCTCCCAGCGATGGCCCGTCCAGCTGGCGAGTCGCCTCCGCGACAGCGGCCTCCCCATGGCCGACCCCCAAATCATCGCCCGCACCGGCTGGACCACTGACGAATTGTCCACAGCTATGGATACCGCCAACCTCCAGCCGCCTTATGACCTCGTAACCCTCCTTATTGGCGTAAACAACCAGTACCGGAATCGTAACCCCCATGAGTACCGCGGCCAGTTCCTCGCCTTGTTAGAAAGAGCCGTCACCCTGGCCGGTAACAATGCCCCCAAAGTACTCGTCCTCTCCATCCCCGACTACGGCGTCACCCCCTTCGCCGCCAGCCGCGACAAAACGCTCATCGCCCGTGAAATCGACCAGTTCAACGCCATCAATCGAGATGAGACCTTGCGTCTTGGTGCCCGCTACGTTGACATAACCCCCATATCGCGCACAGCGGCGCAGGACGCAAGCCTTATCGCCAGCGACGGCCTCCACCCTTCTGGAAAGCAATACGCCCTATGGACTGACCTGGCGCTTCCAGAGGTCCTAGCCGCCTTTGATGGTAGCTAG
- a CDS encoding aryldialkylphosphatase yields MAKRANGKKLTPRKIPNMAGKAISVNGVIDPAKLGATIMHEHIFIDFWHDKKPAFNAPATEACHWDEKLTLENLHLARDRKPIKDNFLLTDIDLAIREVADFRHLGGDTVVDVTSIGLGRDPIALLKVSNATGLNVVMGSNWYKKSFHPPFMDKLTAEEIAEQNIKDLVEGVDDTGIRPGIIGEVGLDGNPITPNEEKLIRSAAWASRATGAAISLHSGGFNWEKPKVARMFAEEGADLQRVIFGHCNSYAAEIDLLLELLNMGCYVQFDTLGRVVAPVARKPDPPGYNPKGPDVANDVLVSECIPRLIDEGFEDKILLSQDVCTKIQLKAYGGTGYSFVLEKFLPYLRSVGVSEKHIHKMMVENPKRVLTFVEPG; encoded by the coding sequence ATGGCTAAGCGCGCAAACGGAAAAAAACTCACCCCCCGCAAAATCCCTAACATGGCCGGCAAGGCCATATCCGTAAACGGCGTCATCGACCCCGCCAAACTCGGCGCCACCATTATGCACGAGCACATCTTCATCGACTTCTGGCACGACAAGAAGCCCGCCTTCAACGCCCCCGCCACCGAGGCCTGCCACTGGGACGAAAAGCTGACCCTCGAGAACCTCCACCTGGCCCGTGACCGCAAGCCCATCAAAGATAACTTCCTCCTGACCGATATAGACCTCGCCATCCGAGAAGTCGCTGACTTCCGCCACCTCGGCGGCGACACCGTTGTCGATGTCACCAGCATCGGCCTGGGCCGTGACCCCATCGCCCTCCTCAAAGTGTCCAACGCCACCGGCCTGAACGTGGTCATGGGCTCCAACTGGTACAAAAAGTCCTTCCATCCTCCTTTCATGGACAAGCTCACCGCCGAAGAGATTGCCGAGCAGAACATCAAAGATCTGGTTGAAGGTGTGGACGATACCGGAATCCGCCCCGGCATCATCGGCGAAGTCGGACTGGACGGCAACCCCATAACTCCCAACGAAGAGAAGCTCATCCGCTCCGCCGCCTGGGCCAGCCGCGCCACCGGCGCCGCCATCAGCCTCCACAGCGGCGGCTTCAACTGGGAGAAGCCCAAGGTGGCCCGTATGTTCGCCGAAGAGGGCGCCGACCTCCAGCGCGTTATCTTCGGCCACTGCAACTCCTACGCCGCCGAAATCGACCTCCTGCTGGAGCTGCTTAACATGGGCTGCTACGTCCAGTTCGATACCCTGGGCCGCGTCGTCGCCCCCGTTGCCCGCAAGCCCGACCCCCCTGGCTACAACCCCAAAGGCCCCGACGTCGCCAACGATGTCCTGGTCTCCGAGTGCATCCCCAGGCTTATCGACGAGGGCTTCGAAGACAAAATCCTGCTCTCCCAGGACGTGTGTACAAAGATTCAGCTCAAGGCCTACGGCGGCACCGGCTACTCCTTCGTCCTCGAAAAGTTCCTCCCATATCTGCGGAGCGTCGGCGTCAGCGAAAAGCATATCCATAAAATGATGGTGGAGAACCCCAAGCGGGTCCTGACCTTTGTGGAGCCAGGCTAA
- a CDS encoding amidohydrolase family protein: MTKRTAIKGGWVVGWGKKGHEMLEGGCVVTEGDRIVFVGFPDDPECPKADNTIDARGKIVLPGLINIHCVANIDMQVLGIDGQASGGGYNRPASTIDPSTPHIFTDEEFRTSADFSVATILKSGAASFGSVVTGATKKWEDEAPEMHALAEACEKLGARAWLAHTYQETSDYTEPDGTHRIVWDRKKADQGLQHAIEFIKYLKGRADGRINGFLFPKRTERCSDDLLKETLRQSKGLGGVHVRTHFAHSLQEQRNFKAKPENSNRTMVEWLRDIGFLGPQICLTHSIFIAGHSATGEEAGEDLEILAHSKTNVCHCPVVYARSGVFMESFSRYVAAGINMSLGTDTFPTDLLEEMRVGSLVCKVVDRKRESGLVKEFFDAVTVNPAKALRREDIGRLAVGCKADVSIFNLPVMDAGPVDDPMRNLVHHANRLNCDTVMVDGKVVVKDGHVAGLDEEELAHKTQKLWGKYKSALVGWDYKKRRAEEVFPPTLPVRRGQGR, translated from the coding sequence ATGACAAAGCGTACAGCGATTAAGGGCGGATGGGTGGTGGGCTGGGGCAAGAAGGGACATGAGATGCTGGAGGGCGGGTGCGTGGTGACGGAAGGGGACAGAATAGTCTTTGTTGGATTTCCTGATGACCCCGAATGCCCCAAAGCAGATAACACGATAGACGCGCGGGGCAAGATTGTTCTGCCCGGCCTTATCAACATTCATTGCGTCGCGAATATAGACATGCAGGTTCTCGGCATCGATGGACAGGCCTCGGGAGGCGGGTATAACAGGCCTGCTTCGACCATCGATCCATCCACGCCGCATATTTTCACCGACGAGGAGTTCAGGACGAGCGCCGACTTCAGCGTCGCTACGATTTTGAAGAGCGGGGCGGCTTCTTTCGGGTCGGTGGTGACGGGGGCGACGAAGAAGTGGGAGGACGAGGCGCCGGAGATGCATGCGCTGGCGGAGGCGTGCGAGAAGCTGGGGGCAAGGGCGTGGCTGGCGCACACGTACCAGGAGACATCTGACTATACCGAGCCCGATGGGACGCATCGAATAGTGTGGGACAGAAAGAAGGCTGACCAGGGGTTGCAGCACGCCATCGAATTCATAAAGTACCTGAAGGGACGCGCCGATGGCCGCATCAACGGCTTTCTCTTTCCCAAACGGACGGAGCGGTGTTCCGACGATTTGCTAAAGGAGACGCTGCGCCAGTCTAAGGGCCTGGGCGGAGTCCACGTGCGGACGCATTTCGCCCACTCGCTGCAGGAGCAGCGAAACTTTAAGGCCAAGCCTGAGAACAGCAATCGGACTATGGTGGAGTGGCTGCGAGACATCGGCTTCTTGGGGCCGCAGATATGCCTGACACATTCGATATTCATAGCCGGCCATAGCGCTACTGGCGAAGAGGCGGGGGAAGACCTGGAAATCCTGGCGCACAGTAAGACCAATGTATGCCACTGCCCGGTGGTGTATGCGCGGAGCGGTGTGTTTATGGAGTCTTTCAGCCGATACGTGGCGGCGGGGATAAATATGAGCCTGGGGACTGACACCTTTCCTACCGACCTGCTGGAGGAGATGCGAGTCGGCTCACTGGTGTGCAAGGTGGTGGACAGGAAGCGAGAGTCAGGGTTGGTGAAGGAGTTTTTCGACGCGGTGACGGTGAACCCAGCCAAGGCTTTGCGTCGGGAGGACATCGGGCGGCTAGCGGTAGGTTGCAAGGCGGACGTGTCGATTTTCAACCTGCCAGTGATGGATGCGGGGCCAGTGGACGACCCGATGCGCAACCTAGTGCATCATGCCAACCGGCTGAACTGCGATACGGTGATGGTAGATGGGAAGGTGGTAGTGAAGGATGGACATGTGGCAGGGCTGGATGAGGAGGAGCTGGCGCACAAGACGCAGAAGCTGTGGGGGAAGTACAAGTCGGCGCTGGTTGGGTGGGACTATAAGAAGCGGCGCGCAGAGGAGGTGTTCCCGCCGACGCTGCCGGTGAGGCGAGGGCAGGGGAGGTAA
- a CDS encoding CPBP family intramembrane metalloprotease, which yields MMAVMGILALVGGLFLLTGEDNDESPVALNGAVAITSALLLLSAAALGPLKYRVGIGSLGLRPPGRWGPAQIGLPVLALTVVLVLTALYVQAADALGLEELQPPDLPFDEYSLLSKIITGILIVGVGPLAEEVFFRGFVLPGLANRWGTTMGAILSAALFAVAHGDIALFVPTFAAGLALGWLYLRTGSLFSPFLAHAGQNAIAFSVTIWG from the coding sequence TTGATGGCCGTAATGGGGATATTAGCCCTGGTGGGCGGGCTTTTCCTGTTGACAGGCGAAGACAACGACGAGTCGCCGGTGGCGCTGAATGGCGCGGTGGCGATCACCAGCGCATTGCTGCTGTTGAGCGCGGCGGCTTTAGGCCCGTTGAAATACAGAGTCGGCATCGGCAGCCTTGGGCTGCGACCGCCCGGCAGGTGGGGTCCGGCGCAAATAGGGCTGCCTGTGCTGGCGCTGACAGTGGTGCTGGTGCTCACGGCCCTTTATGTGCAGGCGGCGGACGCGCTGGGACTGGAGGAGCTTCAGCCGCCGGACCTGCCTTTTGACGAGTACAGTCTCTTATCAAAGATCATCACCGGGATACTGATAGTGGGCGTGGGACCGCTGGCGGAGGAGGTGTTCTTCCGGGGGTTTGTGCTGCCGGGGCTGGCGAATCGATGGGGCACGACTATGGGGGCGATTTTGAGCGCCGCGCTTTTTGCCGTGGCTCACGGCGACATCGCATTGTTCGTGCCGACATTTGCGGCAGGACTGGCCCTGGGGTGGTTGTATCTGCGGACGGGATCGCTTTTCAGTCCTTTTCTCGCCCATGCCGGCCAGAACGCCATCGCCTTCAGCGTTACTATATGGGGGTAG
- a CDS encoding cupin domain-containing protein: protein MEPVRLIKPGQRSANTAQTPGMVRQAGIAPDLTNSKSFWMGFVSAPPGPSGAHHHGGAESGIYIVKGRIRMYYGDKLQHTLEAGAGDFLYVPPLTIHVEENVTKEPVELVVARNAGDFMVVNVPDPRKSG from the coding sequence ATGGAACCCGTCAGACTCATTAAACCTGGCCAGCGCAGCGCCAATACCGCCCAGACCCCAGGCATGGTTCGACAGGCCGGCATCGCCCCGGACCTGACCAATAGCAAGTCCTTCTGGATGGGCTTTGTCTCCGCGCCTCCCGGGCCCAGCGGCGCCCACCACCACGGCGGCGCCGAATCCGGCATCTACATCGTGAAAGGCCGCATCCGCATGTACTACGGCGACAAGCTCCAGCATACCCTGGAGGCCGGCGCCGGTGACTTCCTCTACGTGCCGCCTCTCACTATCCACGTCGAAGAGAACGTGACCAAGGAGCCTGTGGAGCTAGTCGTGGCCCGCAACGCAGGCGACTTCATGGTGGTCAACGTCCCGGACCCTAGGAAGTCGGGCTAG
- a CDS encoding amidohydrolase family protein, protein MSPAAFKVIKGARIIDSIQAKPLERGAILVEGSKIKWVGAEKDLEAPEGARVETFDYTGKTVLPGLVDVHTHTNLPGDGTAVEEGCAEPDEILMLRSAWNARKHLESGVTTARDNGAKNMTAMYLKQGIERGFIPGPRMVISGRPVTITGGHCWPMNGEADGVDGVREAVRRLIKEGVDWIKVMTTGGGTRSSYSSLPSYSVDELRVLTYEAHNFGKLVGAHCSATQGMVNSLDAGVNMIIHGTFHEPDGTYKFHPKVAERIAKQGVWVNPTLRVGNSTVTVLEAKQKAQGLTPPEVALLDSTKRRIHNRQDYCRRYIEMGVKLVSGSDSGWGNYPMGYFQWEVEDMAGLGLSNMDAVLSATRESAKSIGMDRLVGTLEAGKEADILVVDGNPLKEIKDLRKVAAVFKGGIKAK, encoded by the coding sequence ATGAGCCCAGCCGCATTCAAAGTCATCAAAGGCGCGAGAATCATCGACTCCATACAGGCCAAACCCCTAGAGCGCGGCGCAATTCTTGTTGAAGGCTCCAAAATTAAATGGGTAGGCGCTGAAAAAGACCTGGAAGCCCCCGAGGGCGCTCGGGTGGAAACCTTCGACTACACCGGTAAGACAGTCCTGCCCGGCCTGGTGGACGTCCATACCCACACCAACCTCCCAGGCGACGGCACCGCCGTCGAAGAGGGCTGCGCGGAGCCTGACGAAATATTAATGCTCCGTTCCGCCTGGAACGCCCGCAAACACCTGGAGTCCGGCGTCACCACCGCCCGGGACAACGGCGCCAAGAATATGACCGCTATGTATCTCAAGCAGGGCATCGAGCGCGGCTTCATCCCCGGCCCCCGAATGGTCATCAGCGGCCGGCCCGTCACCATCACCGGCGGCCACTGCTGGCCCATGAACGGCGAGGCCGACGGCGTGGACGGTGTGCGCGAAGCCGTGCGTCGATTGATAAAAGAAGGCGTGGACTGGATCAAAGTTATGACCACCGGCGGCGGCACCCGCTCCTCCTACTCCAGCCTCCCCTCCTACAGCGTGGACGAGCTCCGTGTCCTCACTTACGAAGCCCATAACTTCGGCAAGCTGGTGGGTGCCCACTGCTCAGCCACCCAGGGCATGGTCAACTCCCTGGATGCTGGCGTCAACATGATTATCCACGGCACCTTCCATGAGCCTGACGGCACTTATAAGTTCCACCCCAAAGTCGCGGAGCGCATCGCCAAGCAGGGCGTTTGGGTCAACCCCACCCTGCGAGTCGGCAACTCCACCGTGACCGTCCTGGAGGCCAAGCAGAAGGCCCAGGGTCTCACCCCGCCAGAGGTGGCCCTCTTGGATTCCACCAAGCGGCGCATTCACAACCGACAGGATTATTGCAGGAGATACATCGAGATGGGGGTCAAGCTGGTGTCAGGCTCGGACTCGGGCTGGGGCAACTACCCCATGGGCTACTTCCAGTGGGAAGTAGAAGACATGGCGGGTCTTGGCTTGAGCAACATGGACGCCGTCCTTTCCGCCACCCGCGAATCCGCCAAGTCCATCGGCATGGACCGGCTCGTCGGCACGCTGGAAGCCGGCAAAGAGGCCGACATCCTGGTTGTAGACGGCAACCCCCTCAAGGAGATAAAAGACCTGCGAAAAGTCGCCGCCGTCTTCAAGGGCGGGATCAAGGCTAAGTAG